GCCCAGCAGCGTCAGTTCCCGCCCGGACACCGGCCGTCCCTTTGTTTGGTGCCCGGAAATATCATGGCGCCCTCAGCCCGCTCAGGGGTTCCGCCGTCGAATTCACCATCAGCACGGCTGGCGGACGGCCCTCCACATACTCGATGGCCGACACCGAAGCAGGGCTGATCATGATCCGCTGGAACAGGTCCAGGTGCGTGCCCATGGCGTGCGCCACGGCGGCCTTGATGGGGTCGGCATGGGAGAAACATACGACGACGGCGCCGGGATGTGCGGCGCGCAGCAGCTCAAGTGCGCCAACCATTCTTGCCTGCATCTGCGTGAAGCTTTCCCCGTTGGGAAAGCGGAACGTCGACGGGCTGTACTGCACGCCCTGCCACTGCGGCAAGGCTGCCAGGTCGGCGAGTGCCTCGCCCGTCCAGTCGCCGAAGTCGCATTCGATCAGCCCGTCGTCGTGATTCAGCGGCAGGCCGGCGCGGGATGCGGTGGGGGCAGCAGTCTCAGTGGTCCGCTCCAGGGGTGAGGAGTAGATGGCGCCCACGGGCAAACCCGTGAGGCGTTCGGAGACCCGTTCAGCCTGGGCAAGGCCCCGTTCGGAGAGGTGCAGTCCCGGCGCACGGCCGGGCAGCACCTTCCCGGTGGTAGGCGTCTCCCCGTGGCGCACCAGTAGAAGGAGTGTCCGCCCGGGCGCCAGGAGCGCACGCGAAGGCATCGTCCCTGTGGCTCCATTCATCAGCACTAAGCGTAGC
This genomic interval from Arthrobacter sp. SLBN-100 contains the following:
- a CDS encoding MSMEG_4193 family putative phosphomutase, producing MPSRALLAPGRTLLLLVRHGETPTTGKVLPGRAPGLHLSERGLAQAERVSERLTGLPVGAIYSSPLERTTETAAPTASRAGLPLNHDDGLIECDFGDWTGEALADLAALPQWQGVQYSPSTFRFPNGESFTQMQARMVGALELLRAAHPGAVVVCFSHADPIKAAVAHAMGTHLDLFQRIMISPASVSAIEYVEGRPPAVLMVNSTAEPLSGLRAP